A stretch of the Halorussus lipolyticus genome encodes the following:
- a CDS encoding DICT sensory domain-containing protein, whose protein sequence is MTLSSIIADVTGTERTLTVYDAEESSAVEDLRNHFEVQNVSVEEATAPEGPDDFAVLHDGGAFLAAADLTKLRRAVTFQAGLLDATDFEETHVPDVLKHVSDTTFTAYGKRRMILASREIEEQAWREASGELHAGFQRLSLLRDQWDLYSRIADRGVEIHVYGVGDWEPPEPDWLTVHADDTPEIRDSWFVVFDAPGESDGALVAAERGLNEFEGFWTYDSALVGDVLGHLRATYS, encoded by the coding sequence ATGACGCTTTCGTCCATCATCGCCGACGTGACCGGAACCGAGCGGACGCTGACGGTGTACGACGCCGAGGAGTCGTCGGCCGTCGAGGACCTCCGGAATCACTTCGAGGTCCAGAACGTGAGCGTCGAGGAGGCTACCGCGCCCGAGGGACCGGACGACTTCGCGGTCCTCCACGACGGCGGGGCGTTTCTGGCGGCCGCGGACCTCACGAAACTCCGGCGCGCGGTGACGTTTCAGGCCGGTCTCCTCGACGCGACGGACTTCGAGGAGACCCACGTGCCGGACGTTCTCAAGCACGTCAGCGACACCACGTTCACCGCCTACGGGAAGCGCCGGATGATTCTGGCCTCGCGGGAAATCGAGGAGCAGGCGTGGCGCGAGGCCAGCGGGGAACTCCACGCCGGGTTCCAGCGCCTCTCGCTCCTGCGCGACCAGTGGGACCTCTACTCCCGAATCGCGGACCGGGGCGTCGAGATTCACGTCTACGGCGTCGGCGACTGGGAACCGCCGGAACCCGACTGGTTGACGGTCCACGCCGACGACACGCCGGAGATTCGGGACTCGTGGTTCGTCGTCTTCGACGCCCCCGGAGAGAGCGACGGCGCGCTCGTCGCGGCGGAGCGCGGCCTCAACGAGTTCGAGGGGTTCTGGACCTACGACAGCGCGCTGGTCGGCGACGTGCTGGGCCACCTGCGGGCGACGTATTCGTAG
- the hemH gene encoding ferrochelatase has translation MTTGIVLLNFGEPAEPTRENVVDYLERIFLNNASLEEADTEEEKRQRARQLAERRAPGLIEEYEEIGGSPLNPQAEAQADALEAELTDRGYDVETYLGMQFTEPFVSDAVESAHADDVDQLVGLPVYPLCGASTTVAANEDLREAVESRDWDVPVAEITGWHRHPLYNEIRAENVRRFADAHGLDLHDDGTELVYSAHGTPRHYLDEGSRYDMYVEEFCEVVGRKLGVDGYSLGYQNHENRDIPWTEPEVEDVIEDLGDEEGIDRVVVEPISFMHEQSETLSELDDELREEAEEVGLDFYRVPVPHDDDRFKSVLGDLAEPFVGEFDPGYYQFRECQCSDSPGAMCLNAPR, from the coding sequence ATGACCACGGGAATCGTTCTGCTCAACTTCGGAGAACCGGCCGAACCGACCCGAGAGAACGTCGTCGATTACCTCGAACGAATCTTCCTCAACAACGCCTCGCTCGAGGAGGCCGACACCGAAGAGGAGAAGCGACAGCGCGCCCGCCAACTCGCCGAGCGCCGCGCCCCCGGTCTCATCGAGGAGTACGAGGAAATCGGCGGTTCGCCGCTCAACCCCCAAGCCGAGGCCCAAGCCGACGCGCTGGAGGCCGAACTCACCGACCGTGGTTACGACGTGGAGACCTACCTCGGGATGCAGTTCACCGAACCCTTCGTCTCCGACGCCGTGGAATCCGCCCACGCAGACGACGTGGACCAACTCGTCGGCCTGCCGGTCTACCCCCTCTGCGGGGCCTCCACGACCGTCGCCGCCAACGAGGACCTCCGCGAGGCGGTCGAGTCCCGCGACTGGGACGTGCCGGTCGCCGAAATCACGGGCTGGCACCGCCACCCCCTCTACAACGAGATTCGCGCTGAGAACGTCCGCCGGTTCGCCGACGCCCACGGCCTCGACCTGCACGACGACGGGACCGAACTGGTCTACTCGGCACACGGCACGCCCCGACACTATCTCGACGAGGGGAGTCGCTACGACATGTACGTCGAGGAGTTCTGCGAAGTCGTCGGCCGAAAACTCGGCGTCGATGGCTACTCGCTGGGCTACCAGAACCACGAGAACCGCGACATCCCGTGGACCGAACCCGAAGTCGAGGACGTCATCGAGGACCTCGGCGACGAGGAGGGCATCGACCGCGTGGTGGTCGAACCGATTAGCTTCATGCACGAACAGAGCGAGACCCTCTCGGAACTGGACGACGAACTCCGCGAGGAGGCCGAGGAGGTCGGTCTCGACTTCTATCGCGTCCCGGTTCCCCACGACGACGACCGATTCAAGTCGGTGCTGGGCGACCTCGCCGAACCCTTCGTCGGCGAGTTCGACCCCGGTTACTACCAGTTCCGTGAGTGCCAGTGTTCGGACTCGCCCGGCGCGATGTGCCTGAACGCACCAAGATGA
- the hemG gene encoding protoporphyrinogen oxidase, whose protein sequence is MPERTKMTDTDTADDQTPRVGIVGGGITGLSLAHYLADRGVEFTLFEAGPEPGGVVRSERVDGYLLEWGPQRARRTDRIDGLISDLGLESEVRTADPDLPICVYADGAIRPAPFSVEEFGDTDLLSAEAKREVLAEPYTDPANPEETAAEMFTRKFGEETYRNLLGPLFGGIYGSDPAEMPVGHALSGLLKLEQRDGSLLKAAINRAEGGRDTPPAISFDEGLQRLPEALAEEYVDSIRFETPVTAVREGASGDSATYELETPEGSEKFDRVVLTTPADLTADLVADLAPSSAEALRELNYNPLAMVYLRADLAADADPDVDPDALGYQVGFDADLRTLGVSWNDSMFGRGVYTAFLGGMHDPEILDESEETMGDIAASEFEQVTGAPAEVVAVNHLRRGFPAYDTSWEAVERVEMPEGVRLATNYTSRMGLPSRIREAESLADELADALD, encoded by the coding sequence GTGCCTGAACGCACCAAGATGACGGACACCGACACCGCGGACGACCAGACGCCCCGTGTCGGCATCGTCGGCGGCGGCATCACCGGCCTCTCGCTGGCCCACTACCTCGCCGACCGCGGCGTCGAGTTCACGCTGTTCGAGGCTGGCCCCGAACCCGGCGGCGTCGTCCGGAGCGAGCGCGTCGATGGCTACCTGCTGGAGTGGGGTCCACAGCGCGCCCGCAGGACCGACCGCATCGACGGCCTGATTTCGGACCTCGGTCTCGAAAGCGAGGTCCGGACCGCCGACCCGGACCTGCCCATCTGCGTCTACGCCGACGGCGCGATTCGGCCCGCGCCCTTCTCGGTCGAGGAATTCGGCGACACCGACCTGCTGTCGGCCGAGGCCAAGCGCGAAGTCCTCGCGGAACCCTACACCGACCCGGCCAATCCCGAGGAAACCGCCGCCGAGATGTTCACCCGGAAGTTCGGCGAGGAGACGTATCGGAACCTCCTCGGTCCGCTGTTCGGCGGCATCTACGGTTCCGACCCTGCCGAGATGCCGGTGGGCCACGCGCTGTCGGGCCTCCTGAAGTTGGAGCAACGCGACGGAAGCCTCCTGAAGGCCGCAATCAACCGCGCCGAGGGCGGCCGCGACACTCCGCCGGCCATCTCGTTCGACGAGGGGCTTCAGCGCCTCCCCGAGGCGCTGGCCGAGGAGTACGTCGATTCGATTCGCTTCGAGACGCCCGTGACCGCGGTTCGAGAGGGAGCGTCGGGCGATTCCGCGACCTACGAACTGGAGACGCCGGAGGGGTCCGAGAAGTTCGACCGCGTGGTCCTGACCACGCCTGCGGACCTGACTGCTGACCTCGTGGCCGACCTCGCGCCCTCCTCGGCCGAGGCCCTCCGCGAGTTGAACTACAACCCCCTCGCCATGGTCTACCTCCGGGCGGACCTCGCGGCCGACGCGGACCCGGACGTGGACCCCGACGCGCTGGGCTATCAGGTCGGGTTCGACGCCGACCTCCGGACCCTCGGGGTCTCGTGGAACGACAGCATGTTCGGGAGAGGAGTCTACACCGCCTTCCTCGGCGGGATGCACGACCCCGAAATTCTGGACGAGAGCGAGGAGACGATGGGAGACATCGCGGCCTCTGAGTTCGAGCAAGTGACGGGGGCACCTGCGGAAGTGGTCGCAGTCAACCACCTTCGGCGCGGGTTCCCGGCCTACGACACGTCGTGGGAGGCAGTCGAGCGCGTCGAGATGCCCGAGGGCGTCCGACTGGCGACGAACTACACGTCCCGGATGGGTCTCCCGAGTCGGATTCGAGAGGCCGAGTCGCTGGCCGACGAGTTGGCCGACGCGCTGGACTGA